From one Parambassis ranga chromosome 5, fParRan2.1, whole genome shotgun sequence genomic stretch:
- the LOC114435703 gene encoding guanylyl cyclase-activating protein 1-like: protein MGNATGSMEDLEACESHQWYRKFMTECPSGLLTFYEFKKFFGLKNLTETSDSYVRAMFDSFDINNDGYIDFMEYVAALSLVLKAGVQQKLRWYFKLYDIDGSGCIDRGELLLIFKSIQAINGIPTALTAEEFSNMVFDKIDINGDGELSYEEFMEGVQNDEVLLRTLTESLDITHIVQKIQGEMRNNT, encoded by the exons ATGGGGAATGCCACTGGATCGATGGAGGACCTGGAGGCCTGCGAGAGTCATCAGTGGTACAGAAAGTTTATGACAGAGTGTCCGTCGGGGCTCCTCACCTTCTACGAGTTTAAGAAGTTCTTTGGCCTGAAGAATCTTACGGAGACGTCAGACTCCTACGTTAGGGCTATGTTTGATTCATTCGACATAAACAAT GATGGTTACATTGACTTCATGGAGTATGTTGCTGCTCTGAGTCTGGTGCTGAAGGCAGGAGTGCAGCAGAAGCTCCGCTGGTATTTCAAACTGTATGATATAGATGGGAGTGGCTGCATCGACCGTGGGGAGCTGCTGCTAATCTTTAAG TCCATCCAAGCAATCAATGGAATTCCTACTGCGCTGACAGCGGAGGAATTTTCCAACATGGTGTTTGACAAGATTGACATCAATGGAGATG GCGAGCTGTCCTATGAGGAGTTCATGGAGGGGGTTCAGAATGATGAAGTGCTGCTGAGGACTCTAACAGAGAGTTTGGACATCACACACATTGTTCAGAAAATTCAAGGGGAGATGAGGAACAACACCTAA
- the LOC114435701 gene encoding LOW QUALITY PROTEIN: pollen-specific leucine-rich repeat extensin-like protein 1 (The sequence of the model RefSeq protein was modified relative to this genomic sequence to represent the inferred CDS: inserted 1 base in 1 codon) gives MKRGTLNFLGRKNPSLXDTNIKMKDMDSVELVLASSAIPESGTASVRARPTVKHHLSSSDSFQGFAVPTPTVPVLPTVNGPKTNGLVSGDRLSNGSVISVPDLVEGEIFVPPPPSMAPPPPPANFIPPPPDFVDVLNSPDLATIQPPSMPAPKLTSATASIEEEDLSMLKPPPMAPPRPPSSCSSGSASSMCSPPLDKVPEHPKFAPPQPPAEKQHKTHKTPPPKPIRMSSVSSLDSPPLTPAPPPPVQTTTFSTFNPQNTAKLYTVSKSPLLSGYDGRDKRPKQMLYLEDTGSVNSVPVLVQVDAKAPKVTTPSKPVSKDAQEPKEHVSITKPPQIPLPEPNKEAKPETVSAKPDITTPVQPPPQKSPQPQAASNTPVITEPSKDKLKGSPSPSHKFSPLLDHKLRNLKGSESSGAREGPAASPLALLLAAKEREKNRSIHSLSREGSRKKNEQSSTSIHQSDWSPNSFIVIPRSTSSSSLTSTEERLPETSKSVLKSPTPEKPSSPAQVRIQIPSNSPAFSRSTVAESPVVSNQVEQEQNTEQSPSQSLSAQLENNKEDLNVPLLPPPPEFGDFDEITEQPPSILPPDPPVKTAPPPTMSRVSRTPAPPPPPPKPTPPPAPKLPPPDIDIKPKPPVQTKPKPAPTSLPSTLSPSQATLLSILQKKMLEMDHKIAPARDTESSSDDWGNPLSDEDNKVPVVPRAKPQTKGFPVVNKTATLDMRELESKVVKKATSSNNVPTSNGQQSKQQYGRTFTVRPGTKQPITLVSKEES, from the exons ATGAAGAGGGGGACGCTGAATTTTCTGGGTCGGAAGAACCCGTCTC TCGACACCAATATCAAAATGAAGGACATGG acagTGTTGAGTTGGTGTTGGCGTCTTCTGCGATCCCTGAGTCTGGGACTGCCAGTGTGCGGGCCAGACCCACAGTGAAACATCACTTG TCCTCATCTGACAGCTTTCAGGGGTTTGCCGTCCCCACACCCACAGTCCCTGTCCTACCCACTGTCAACGGTCCAAAGACCAACGGTTTAG TTAGTGGAGATCGGTTGTCCAATGGATCTGTAATATCTGTGCCTGACCTTGTGGAAGGAGAAATAtttgtacctcctcctccttccatggcacctccacctcctccagcaaatttcatcCCTCCTCCACCAGACTTTGTGGATGTCCTAAACAGTCCAGACCTGGCAACCATTCAGCCTCCCTCCATGCCTGCACCCAAACTCACTTCAGCCACAGCATCCATTGAGGAAGAGGATTTGTCCATGTTAAAACCACCACCAATGGCTCCACCAAGGCCTCCATCTAGCTGTTCCTCTGGCTCTGCATCATCTATGTGTAGTCCACCGCTTGACAAAGTTCCTGAACATCCAAAATTTGCCCCACCGCAGCCCCctgctgaaaaacaacacaagacacaTAAGACACCACCACCTAAGCCCATTAGAATGTCTTCTGTCTCCAGCCTTGACTCCCCACCTCTGAcacctgcacctcctcctcctgtgcagACAACCACATTTTCCACCTTCAATCCCCAAAACACAGCAAAGCTTTACACTGTTTCTAAGAGCCCACTCCTCAGTGGGTATGATGGTCGCGACAAAAGACCAAAGCAGATGTTATATTTAGAGGACACTGGGTCTGTCAATTCTGTCCCTGTGCTTGTTCAAGTGGATGCGAAAGCCCCTAAAGTGACTACACCCTCTAAACCTGTTTCCAAAGATGCACAGGAGCCAAAGGAGCACGTATCCATCACCAAACCACCTCAGATACCCCTACCTGAGCCAAACAAAGAGGCTAAACCAGAAACAGTTTCAGCGAAGCCAGACATAACCACACCAGTCCAGCCTCCACCTCAGAAGTCTCCACAGCCTCAGGCAGCCAGCAACACTCCAGTCATTACAGAGCCCAGCAAGGACAAACTTAAGGGATCTCCAAGTCCAAGCCATAAATTCAGTCCATTATTGGATCATAAACTACGCAACCTGAAGGGAAGTGAAAGCAGCGGAGCTCGAGAAGGACCTGCAGCATCTCCACTGGCTCTTTTATTGGCAGCtaaggaaagagagaaaaacagatcGATTCACTCTCTGTCACGGGAGGGCAGCCGCAAGAAGAATGAACAGTCAAGTACAAGCATTCACCAGAGTGACTGGAGTCCAAATTCTTTTATTGTCATCCCAAGgtccacttcctcctcttctctcacatCTACTGAAGAAAGACTACCGGAGACTTCCAAGTCTGTACTGAAAAGTCCAACCCCCGAAAAGCCCAGCAGTCCTGCACAAGTGAGGATCCAGATACCTTCTAACAGTCCGGCTTTCAGTCGGAGCACAGTGGCTGAATCCCCAGTTGTGAGCAACCAGGTTGAGcaggaacaaaacacagaacaaaGTCCCTCACAGTCCCTGTCTGCACAGCTTGAGAATAACAAAGAAGATTTGAATGtgccacttctccctccacctccagagTTTGGTGATTTCGATGAGATCACAGAGCAACCCCCGTCCATCCTCCCACCCGATCCTCCTGTGAAAACGGCACCACCTCCAACCATGAGCCGTGTCTCTCGTACTCcagcaccacctcctcctcctccaaaacctacacctccacctgctccaaAACTTCCACCGCCTGACATAGACATCAAACCAAAGCCTCCAGTCCAGACTAAACCAAAACCTGCCCCCACTTCACTGCCATCCACCCTCTCACCCAGTCAGGCCACTCTACTGAGTATCTTACAAAAGAAGATGCTGGAAATGGACCACAAAATAGCCCCAGCGAGAGACACAGAGTCCAGCTCTGATGACTGGGGCAACCCTTTGTCTGATGAAGACAACAAGGTGCCTGTTGTACCTAGAGCCAAACCGCAGACCAAAGGTTTTCCTGTCGTCAACAAAACAGCAACCCTGGACATGAGGGAGCTGGAGAGTAAAGTGGTGAAAAAGGCCACCTCATCCAATAACGTTCCCACCAG caatgGACAACAGTCAAAACAACAATATGGTAGGACTTTTACAGTTCGGCCTGGAACTAAACAGCCCATTACTCTTGTTAGTAAAGAGGAGTCCTGA
- the wdr77 gene encoding methylosome protein WDR77, producing the protein MKSAVDTNMIKENRWNIPPNAPACMEKHLCSAQYRADGTLLLGASSLSGRTWQGSVWIYSDPEQAPSEGFCKAGVQTETGVTDVKWVSDKGVVVASDSGALEFWELTEDEHLLVNRFTKHDHDHIVTTVSPIAGANSAVTGSMDCRIKVWDLSEETVVTTYNAHTQPVTCVACSPIDDSLFISCSQDGRVLMWDRRKPNKPASRIESPNCSPTAAAWHPHHRSTIAFGDEQGTVTVKDFLGSEPARVENVHSRRVNGLAFSTHSASFLASISDDCSLAVMNSEMQEILRDRRHQDFVKGVSWLHGGASTLTTVGWDHLVLHHTVAPTAAAPSSSS; encoded by the exons ATGAAAAgtgcagtggacacaaacatgatcaagGAAAACCGGTGGAACATCCCCCCCAATGCTCCAGCATGTATGGAGAAGCATCTGTGCTCGGCGCAGTACAGAGCAG ATGGCACCCTGCTGCTTGGTGCCTCCAGCCTCTCTGGCAGGACCTGGCAGGGGTCTGTGTGGATCTACAGTGACCCTGAACAGGCCCCCAGTGAGGGTTTCTGCAAAGCCGGTGTGCAGACCGAGACTGGTGTCACAGATGTCAAATGGGTGTCAGACAAAGGAGTTGTTGTTGCTTCAGATTCAG GTGCCTTGGAGTTCTGGGAACTGACAGAGGACGAGCACCTGCTGGTGAATCGCTTTACTAAACATGACCATGACCACATTGTCACAACAGTGAGCCCGATTGCTGGGGCCAACAGTGCTGTTACTGGCAGCATGGACTGCAG AATTAAAGTGTGGGATCTGAGTGAGGAAACAGTTGTCACTACATACAATG cacacacacagcctgtcactTGTGTTGCCTGCAGTCCTATAGATGATTCTCTTTTCATCTCCTGCAGCCAA GATGGTCGTGTGTTGATGTGGGACAGGAGGAAGCCGAACAAACCTGCCTCAAGAATAG AGTCTCCCAACTGCTCCCCCACCGCTGCAGCCTGGCACCCACATCACAGAAGCACCATTGCTTTCG GGGACGAGCAGGGCACAGTTACTGTGAAGGACTTCCTGGGAAGTGAGCCAGCCCGAGTGGAGAATGTCCACAGCCGCAGAGTTAATGGGCTCGCCTTCTCCACacacag TGCCTCCTTCCTCGCCTCCATTAGTGATGACTGCTCCCTTGCTGTTATGAACTCTGAAATGCAGGAAAT TCTTAGAGATCGCCGACACCAGGACTTCGTCAAGGGTGTGAGCTGGCTTCACGGAGGCGCCTCCACTCTCACTACTGTGGGCTGGGATCATCTTGTGCTTCACCACACAGTAGCTCCTACTGCTGCGGCTCCCAGCTCCTCTTCTTAA